Genomic DNA from Sporomusaceae bacterium FL31:
GGCACGCTTGTGGATGGCCACCAATACACCTAAGCCCGAACTATCAATATAATCAACCCTGGCAACATTGATTAAAAAACGGCTGTATCCTTCATCGATATAGCCAATCAGTTGCTCGCGTAATCCAGCAGCATCTTCGACATAAATGCTCCCAGTCAGTGTAACTGTTACCAGATTATTTTCAACGATGAAATTACTGGTCATGCTATCACCCCTTTATATAATACTATATTTTGAATCGCTCAACTGCACTCCGCAGTTCATTTGCCATTGCACTTGTTTCCTCAGCACTGCTGGCAACAGTCTCAACTGCAGCAGTGATTTCCTGCGTGGCAGCTGCCACATGCTGAGCATGCGATGACATGGTCTCAATACCGGTCGCAACTGCATTAATCAGTTGAATAATTTTATCTGAAGTCGCTACTTCGTCATTGGTAACATTAACGATTTGCTGCATGTCTTTCACATTTCCCATAACTGCAGTCAGAATCCGTTCAAGTGCTTGTCCTGCCCGCTGAACAGCATCCACACCATATTCGGCTTCGACCCTGCTTTTTTGGGTAGATCCAACTGCCGAGGCCGTACTTTCAGCAATTTTGCGA
This window encodes:
- the rsbV gene encoding anti-sigma factor antagonist, encoding MTSNFIVENNLVTVTLTGSIYVEDAAGLREQLIGYIDEGYSRFLINVARVDYIDSSGLGVLVAIHKRAVQSNGKVIIKGLTGVVKELFELTRLNKVFELQ
- the mcpA_1 gene encoding methyl-accepting chemotaxis protein McpA translates to MRKLAEHSNQEAEQVAALVRKIAESTASAVGSTQKSRVEAEYGVDAVQRAGQALERILTAVMGNVKDMQQIVNVTNDEVATSDKIIQLINAVATGIETMSSHAQHVAAATQEITAAVETVASSAEETSAMANELRSAVERFKI